In the Maribacter sp. MJ134 genome, one interval contains:
- a CDS encoding MIP/aquaporin family protein: MNNYIFEFIGTAMLILIGNGIVANLVLKETKGSDLGWVGISLGWGIAVFIGVFIAADVSGAHLNPAVTIGLATAGKFTWTMVPGYILAQTLGAMMGNILVWLAYKKQYEATEDPNAILATFSTAPAVRSPFWNLITEAIGTFALVFGVFYIAGGAVGEETISLGSLDALPVAFLVMGIGFGIGGPTGYAINPARDFGPRLLHSLLPLRNKGTSDWNYAWVPIIGPILGALLAAGIFLLIG; this comes from the coding sequence ATGAATAATTACATTTTTGAATTTATAGGTACCGCTATGCTTATTCTTATAGGTAACGGTATTGTTGCTAATTTGGTTTTAAAGGAAACAAAAGGTTCCGACCTTGGATGGGTAGGGATATCCTTAGGATGGGGTATTGCCGTATTTATAGGTGTTTTTATAGCTGCGGACGTCAGCGGGGCACATCTAAATCCGGCCGTCACCATAGGCTTGGCCACCGCAGGAAAATTCACATGGACAATGGTCCCTGGGTATATTTTAGCTCAAACTCTAGGAGCCATGATGGGTAACATCTTGGTTTGGTTGGCTTACAAGAAACAGTATGAGGCCACTGAAGACCCTAATGCTATATTGGCAACGTTTTCCACGGCGCCTGCGGTCAGAAGTCCGTTTTGGAATCTAATCACAGAGGCCATTGGCACATTTGCCCTAGTATTTGGGGTCTTTTACATAGCAGGAGGTGCTGTCGGCGAAGAAACCATATCCTTAGGCTCCTTAGATGCTTTGCCCGTAGCCTTCTTGGTCATGGGAATAGGTTTTGGAATTGGTGGACCAACGGGGTATGCTATAAATCCTGCCAGAGATTTTGGACCACGTTTACTACATTCCCTGCTACCTCTGAGAAACAAGGGAACAAGTGATTGGAACTATGCTTGGGTTCCTATAATAGGTCCTATATTAGGTGCTTTATTAGCAGCTGGAATCTTTTTATTGATAGGTTGA
- a CDS encoding alpha/beta hydrolase has protein sequence MKTFLSLMITIFMASSIYAQNIIPIPHETSENITWVGEEKEYFSDIWQTPVVTNVSVPTMELFQPENPNGVSVIIAPGGGLYALSIESEGTAVAKWLNKKGITAFVLKYRLVPTGEDGVKEISEEGATNPQRIGERVAPVMPLSIADGLSAIAYVRSNASSLKLDPNKIGFMGFSAGGAVTMGVTYNYGEANRPDFIVPVYPWTTVLPVQPAPKNAPPMLVICASDDPLGLASGSVELYSSWLKIQKPVGLHMYAKGGHGFGMKKQGLPSDDWIQLFYDWAVAENIVTPSK, from the coding sequence ATGAAAACTTTTTTATCCTTAATGATCACTATTTTTATGGCCTCCAGCATTTATGCACAAAATATTATACCTATTCCACATGAAACTTCAGAAAATATCACTTGGGTGGGTGAAGAAAAAGAATACTTTTCGGACATCTGGCAAACCCCAGTGGTGACCAATGTATCAGTCCCGACCATGGAATTGTTTCAACCAGAAAACCCGAACGGTGTAAGTGTTATTATTGCTCCGGGAGGCGGGTTGTACGCATTGAGTATTGAAAGTGAGGGTACAGCCGTAGCCAAATGGCTGAACAAGAAGGGAATTACCGCGTTTGTGCTTAAATACCGATTAGTCCCCACAGGCGAGGATGGTGTCAAAGAAATTTCGGAAGAAGGTGCTACAAATCCACAAAGAATCGGAGAGCGGGTAGCGCCCGTTATGCCACTATCCATAGCAGATGGCCTTTCTGCAATTGCCTACGTGAGGTCAAATGCATCCTCTCTTAAGCTAGACCCGAATAAAATAGGTTTTATGGGTTTTTCTGCGGGCGGCGCAGTGACCATGGGTGTTACTTATAATTATGGAGAAGCTAACCGTCCGGATTTTATTGTTCCAGTGTATCCTTGGACAACCGTTTTACCCGTACAGCCCGCCCCAAAGAATGCGCCACCAATGCTCGTCATATGTGCCTCTGACGACCCACTAGGATTAGCAAGCGGAAGCGTTGAGTTGTATTCCTCTTGGCTTAAGATTCAAAAACCAGTAGGCCTACATATGTATGCTAAAGGCGGACATGGATTTGGCATGAAAAAACAAGGTTTACCCTCTGATGATTGGATACAGTTATTCTACGATTGGGCAGTAGCGGAAAATATCGTAACACCTTCTAAATAA